The segment accagcctgggcaacatggtaaaaccctgtgtctactaaaaatgcaaaaattagctgggcatgttggcgagtgcctgtactcccagctactcgggaggctgaggcaggagaatcacttgaacccgggaggcagaggttgcactgagccgagatcgcaccactgcactcctgcctgggtgacagagtgagaccttgtctcaaaaaagaaaagaaaagaaaagaaatgaaaaaaaggtaGGGGTAAGGGCAGTGGGCAGAGGTTTGACTGGGTATGGGGCTGCGGCAGGCGGTGAGGAGGTCGGGGGCAGCAGGCAGGACAGTACCTCACCTTTATCTTCTCAAGCCGTCGCTTTATGGCTCGACTGTTTTTATCTAGCTCCTCTCACATCTCAGAGGGGTTGAAGGAAAGCGGTTCCTCGTGGTCCACAAAGTTTTCCCAGCAGTCAGCAAACTCTGAGAGGGAAGAGGGAAACCAGCCAGGCCCCAGGGGCAGCAGCTGCAGTGCCAGGAGCTCTTGcttcctttcccctctcttctcttcctctccctggacaTGGCTCTGTCCGGGGAATTCTCCCTCCCGGGTGGTGTCGGATCTTGGGCCTTGACTGAGCCACAATCCTTCCTTCCTGGCCTCCCACAGATCCCCGCCTCCGTTGCCCCCCGCGCCGCCTCCGTTGCCCCCCGCCCCCGGCCAACCTCCTCCAACCCCACCCCCGGCCCTCGCCAAGCCTGTGCCCCCGGGGATTTGCACTCTTGGAACTGCAAAGCCTCTTTCCTACCTGGGAAGCCCATGACCTCCACCGGGACCTGGGATCCACACAGAAGCCGCAGCCCCTCCTGCTGGTGCCTGCACCAGTGGCAGTACAGGCGGGAAGCGAAGATGCACAGGTTCAGATGGTCGTGAGCCTTGATGAAGTCAACCAGCTCCCAGGCACAGGAGGGGCAGGGGCTCCACGTGAGGTAACAGGTGACTTGGTAGCACTGCGTTTCGTCCAGTCCCATGGACTTGATCTTGTTAATAAAGCGAATTTCTGCATGTCGCTTTTTCTGGGTAGGGTCCCAAACAGAGAGAAGGGAGGTGAGAAGAGAGGGGCCAGGAGTCATGTGACTGGGGGCGGGGGCTGGGACAGGGGCGGGGATGGGGGGGCGGAGGAGTCTGTCCGGTGAACTTTCTAGTGCGTGGCCTGGCGTAGTGCAGGGCAAGCACCCGCTTCCTGCCTTCTCTGGTTTATACAGCCCTGCACTCACGCACCCGTGTGTTAATTCATCTGTCCCAGGACTTCCACAGCTTTCTCTAAGTTGGACAAAGATCCCCGTGTCCAGAGGAGGAGACAACACCTCCACGCCCCAGTCCCGAAGCTCTGTGGACCCTGCCTTTGGACACCCGCCTGGGAGGCTGTGTCCAACCCCGGATGATCCTAAACGGCAGGTGAGAgccggggcgggggcgggaggGGGGAGGCAGGGCAGGTCGGGGCTGGCAATAGAGCGGAGAGGACAGGGGTGTGATGGAGTTGCACTCAGACCGTGACACGGCACCTCGGCTTTCCCGAAGTAGTGACTGAGCTGAGATCGGGAGAATGAGTAAATGAGAGGGGCAGAAGGAGCATTCCACAGAAGGGCTGGCCTCTTCAGAGGTCCGGGGACGGGAAGGAACGGGAGTGTTCTAGAGAAGCTTGGCCACTCAGACCCAGCTAAGCCAAAACCCAGGCAGGCACCAAGGGTTAGGAAAACACAGAGGGCGTTAAATCAAAAATTGAGAAATTCATAGGCAGGCATTTCATGTATTTTCTGCACACATCAGATGCGGTGAGCCCCTGCCGGCCCTGTGCCCAGAGAGCCCGTGTGGCACCTTGTTTTTAAAGTAGCCTCTGGTAGGCGTGGAGCCATTCTGCGGCGTCAGCTGGTAACACAAGAGGGTCTTCCTCGGGTAGTAAGGCTTTGTGACGCGGCGCTTGTTGTTAAACTGTAACCTGAATGTTTTGGCTGTTAGCAGAGCCATTATGTTTCTGTGCAACAGAAAGGGGAAGGGAGCGTCCTCTGGAGTCACCCCAGGCTCAAGCCACTTTTCAAACCcaacacttttttgtttttggagacagagtctcgctctgtcacccaggctggagtgcagtggcgcgatcttggctcactgcaacctccgccttccgagttcaagcgattctcctgcctcagcctcccaagtagctgggattacagatgcccaccaccacacgtggctaatttttgtatttttagtacagacggggtttcaccatgttggccaggctggtctcgaactcctgaactgaggtgatccacccaccttggtctctcaaaatgttgggattacaggcgtgagcccctgcgcccagccAAACCCAACTCTTTCTGTTCACTTGGGCCCCTCCCCCTTGGTGAGGGAGGGTCTCCCCTTTAGTTGTGGCCAGGAGGACTGCAGTGGAGCAGGCGGAGGAAGGGctggcaggagggcaggaggaggggagtgCTCCCTCCCACCTTGTCTGCTACCTCCATCCTCCCATCTGGGAGGGCACCCGCTGCTGCCCACAGCTGAGGCTCTTTGCATGGGGATGCCCCGACCTCGTCACTATTCTTCCTGGGTTGGGTGGGGATCCCCTGCCTGAGAACTGTGGGTGTGCCTTTCTGGCTCCCCTGGGCTCAGACCTGCTCTGAGCTGCTCACACGCCTCTCGCCTGAGTCCCAGATCCCTCTTTCCAGCTGCAGTTGGACACCCCCGCCTTGAGGTCCACAGGCCTCTCGACCCCTGCATGTCCAATACCAGAACTGTTCTCCTTGGGGAGTGACGGGTGGAAACTGGGGCTTCCTCTAGCACTGTGCTCTTTGCTCAGGTGTGTGTTTGACAAGTTTGTCTGCACAAAACACAGAGTTGAGTGAACAGAAAAGCTGTTGTCACCAAGGGAGTGTTGTGACAGATTTTTGGCTGAAGGAATTACATAGATTTTGCCCTCCTGAATTCTGATTACATTCTACAGAGGATTCAATtttggattttgcttttttttttttttttttgagagagagtctcgctttgtcgtccaggctggagtgcaatggtccaatctcagctcactgcaagctccacctaccaggttcaaatgattctcctgggttcaagcaattctcccgcctcaacctcccaagtagctggaattacaggcaccctccttcatgcccggctaatttttgcatttttgtagagatggagttttaccatgttggccaggatggtctcaatctcttgacctcgtgatccacctgccttggcctcccaaagtgctgggattataggcgtgagccaccgcgccctgccaggaTTGTGACCATTCGCTCACTTCCTGTCTCCCTGAGGGCCTGAGCTCCCTTTCTTTGGCCTCTCTGATTGGTGGTTGCccttctactttctattctgCTTTCTGGAAAACCCCTGAGCATTTCAAGCCTCCAAGTCCTGAGAATTTCTGCAGCTTTCCCAAGCAGGAAGAccagggagaggagaagagaaggagatgCTGGCAAGGGCAGCAGGGCCGGGGTGACCTCTCCCAGCTCGGGGCCCCAGCTCTGGTCTTTCCAGGGATGGATCTCCCATCCTCCCAGTATTTCTGCCACCCATCCTCTAacccattaaaaataagaaaagtgaataaAATTCTCCACTTCAAAATAAGAGCTCTTAATATTTCAGTTCAATTAATTCCTGGCATTTTACctattcatgttattttattttatttttttttagttttagtagataaggggtctccctatgttgcccaggctggtttggaactcctggcctttAGTGatgatcctcccctctcagcttcccaaagtgctgggattataggcatgagccattttgcctggccaggctggagaatggcatgaacccaggaggtggagcttgtagtgagccgagattgcgttccagcctgggcgacagactgagactccccttctcaaaaaaacaaaacgaaacaaaaaatcAGGGTAGCACTTCCatccccaggctcaagccacttttctaagtgctaagaggatCTGAGCTCATGTGAGGTAACCTGCCCAGGCCACGGAGCTGGGCCCCTTTCCCGGCCAGCCCTGTCCAGCCTCTGCATCCCGGGCCCTGCAGGAGGGAGCCATTGGAGACCAGGCTCTCTtcttactaaattttaaaataaaagcatttctcCTGATCATTGAGTTTTTCCCTATATTCCGTGTTACTGGTGTCATTATAAACGGTGAATGCTGATCGTGGAGGAGGAGCGTGTGTTCAGGGCCGTCTGCGTCCTCCTCTGCCCACAGTGGAGACATCCCTGAAGAGATGATTTGCCTTGTGCTTCAGAGACCATTCCCTCCCCACACCCTCTCCTAAGACTTTGTATTGAAACAAAGTAAATCTTACACAAAGTTCATCAAAGCTCTGTGAACAAAATTCCAGATTGCTCCCATCATCCTTTAGTTCAGTTCTCCCAGTTCCAGAGCCCAGGAATGGCAGGAAGCACACAGAGAGAGCACCCTCCCAAGGTGGGGAGCAGTAGCCCAGCCATGACTTTCAGGGGAGAGTCTCAGCAGGGGGCTTGGGCTGGTGCAGGCTGGGGAGGTGGCCCATTCAGAAGCAGCAGTGGGGCGACCACACAGCAGAGCAAAGAGcctgggtgggagtggggacaGCAGGGAAGCCAGGGGGGAAGGAGCCCAGGGCTGGGGTTGGGGCAGCGGGAGGCTAGGGCTGAGGCCCAGAAGGGCTGCCGGGCAGGAAGCGGCAGCAGAGGGCCCAGTGGACAGAGCGGGCAGCAGTACCTGATCTGTGCTTCTGGCCACAGCTTCCTTGGCAGACTTGCCCCTGCTTGTCTGGGGCACTAAGTTTCACTTTTGGCAGCTCTCCAAAAGTCACAAAAAGTCACCTCCCAGGGCTTGATGAGGGTGGCTCCACCCTCTTCCTTTTGGGGCACTGGAGTGGGAGGGCCCTGGGGTGCTTCAGATCCCTCAGGctcctttctttctctactttCCTCAGGCTTGGCAAGGAAAGTCTGATGGAGGCAGCTCACCTCCCATCCTCCATTCCCCAATTCCCTCTCTAGGTACAGCCAGACCCAACTTCCTCCCCAGGTATAGTTTACAAAAGAACAAaggccagatacagtggctcacacctgtaatcccaacactttgggaggctgaggcgggcaaatcacgaggtaaggagatgaagaccatcctggccaacatggtgaaaccccatctctgctaaaatacaaaacattagccaggcgtggtggcctgcacccgtagttccagctatttgggaggctgaggcagggaaatcacttgaaccttggaggcagaggttgcagtgagctgagatcacaccactgcactccaccctggcaacagaacgagaccctgtttcaaaaaataaataaataaataaataaataaataaataaataaataaaaatataaaagaaagaaaaaagaaaggaattgatgGCTGGTCacggtgcctgttatcccagcactttgggaggctgaggcaggtggatcacctgaggtcaggagttcaaaatcaacctggccaactgcactccagcctgggcaataagaacaaaactccatctcaaaaactaaactaaaataaaataaatgaaaggaatagTCACAGAGAGGAACAGGGATCCAGACCAGGGCTGACACCATAGACCAGATGCCACTCCCATGGTGGACAGGGCAGGctgcagccccctccccaccagcccaCTGACCTTTGTCATTCAGCCTCCTGGCAGGACCCTGAGGCTGATGTGAAATGAGCACTGGGGTCAGGCTCAGGACTGCATCTCCAGCGGATCCAGTGCCCATTACCTAACCCAGTCCCCAGATAGCACTGGG is part of the Symphalangus syndactylus isolate Jambi chromosome 18, NHGRI_mSymSyn1-v2.1_pri, whole genome shotgun sequence genome and harbors:
- the LOC129468233 gene encoding DNA dC->dU-editing enzyme APOBEC-3H-like isoform X3, with amino-acid sequence MMGAIWNFVHRALMNFVNIMALLTAKTFRLQFNNKRRVTKPYYPRKTLLCYQLTPQNGSTPTRGYFKNKKKRHAEIRFINKIKSMGLDETQCYQVTCYLTWSPCPSCAWELVDFIKAHDHLNLCIFASRLYCHWCRHQQEGLRLLCGSQVPVEVMGFPEFADCWENFVDHEEPLSFNPSEM
- the LOC129468233 gene encoding DNA dC->dU-editing enzyme APOBEC-3H-like isoform X2, which encodes MALLTAKTFRLQFNNKRRVTKPYYPRKTLLCYQLTPQNGSTPTRGYFKNKKKRHAEIRFINKIKSMGLDETQCYQVTCYLTWSPCPSCAWELVDFIKAHDHLNLCIFASRLYCHWCRHQQEGLRLLCGSQVPVEVMGFPGRKEALQFQECKSPGAQAWRGPGVGLEEVGRGRGATEAARGATEAGICGRPGRKDCGSVKAQDPTPPGRENSPDRAMSRERKRREGKGSKSSWHCSCCPWGLAGFPLPSQSLLTAGKTLWTTRNRFPSTPLRCERS
- the LOC129468233 gene encoding DNA dC->dU-editing enzyme APOBEC3-like isoform X1; this translates as MMGAIWNFVHRALMNFVNIMALLTAKTFRLQFNNKRRVTKPYYPRKTLLCYQLTPQNGSTPTRGYFKNKKKRHAEIRFINKIKSMGLDETQCYQVTCYLTWSPCPSCAWELVDFIKAHDHLNLCIFASRLYCHWCRHQQEGLRLLCGSQVPVEVMGFPGRKEALQFQECKSPGAQAWRGPGVGLEEVGRGRGATEAARGATEAGICGRPGRKDCGSVKAQDPTPPGRENSPDRAMSRERKRREGKGSKSSWHCSCCPWGLAGFPLPSQSLLTAGKTLWTTRNRFPSTPLRCERS